A single region of the Glycine max cultivar Williams 82 chromosome 20, Glycine_max_v4.0, whole genome shotgun sequence genome encodes:
- the LOC100791298 gene encoding glutamate--tRNA ligase, cytoplasmic, with product MDIKTFAFAPSSPPLSVIAAAKLAGISPTIDTALSPDSPPSFIFSDGLKLHGPYALLRYIGRVASLPNFYGQNPFESSQIDEWLDYAPILSLGPAFENACKYIDEYLEKRTFLVGYSLSIADLAIWAGLAGSGKRWESLRKSKKYPNLARWFNSIVEEHGTALNEVTSVYAGKKGLGEPTATKSKEQSVNTDKVKKVNGDVSENNKGGSKPSAEIDLPDAEVGKVRLRFAPEPSGYLHIGHSKAALLNKYFAERYQGQVIVRFDDTNPAKESNEFVDNLIKDIDTLGIKYEQITYTSDYFPELMEMAEKLIREGKTYVDDTPREQMQKERMDGIESKCRNNIVEENLKLWKEMIAGTERGLQCCVRGKLDMQDPNKSLRDPVYYRCNPMPHHRIGSKYKVYPTYDFACPYVDAIEGITHALRSSEYHDRNAQYYRIQEDMGLRKVLIYEFSRLNMVYTLLSKRKLLWFVQNGKVDGWDDARFPTVQGIVRRGLKIEALIQFIVEQGASKNLNLMEWDKLWTINKKIIDPVCPRHTAVIADRRVLLTLTDGPEKPFVRIIPRHKKYEAAGDKVTTYTKRIWLDHADAVSLSAGEEVTLMDWGNAIVKEIEKDQDGNITGLSGALHLEGSVKTTKLKLTWLPEIDELVCLTLVEFDYLITKKKLEEEDFIDVLNPCTKKETLAYGDSNMRNLQRGDVLQLERKGYFRCDLPFIRPSQPIVLYAIPDGRQQTSLK from the exons GCTCTCTCTCCTGACTCACCTCCCTCATTTATCTTCTCCGATGG GCTAAAGTTGCACGGACCATATGCTCTTCTACGTTATATCGGGCGAGTTGCCAGCCTTCCTAATTTCTATGGGCAAAATCCATTTGAATCTAGCCAG ATTGATGAATGGCTGGACTATGCTCCTATCCTCTCATTGGGCCCTGCTTTTGAGAATGCATgcaaatatatagatgagtACCTGGAGAAGCGTACTTTTTTGGTTGGTTATTCATTGTCAATTGCAGACCTAGCAATCTGGGCAGGTCTTGCAG GTTCTGGAAAGAGATGGGAAAGTCTAAGGAAGTCAAAGAAATATCCAAATCTTGCACGATGGTTCAATTCAATAGTGGAAGAACATGGTACTGCCTTAAATGAAGTCACATCAGTATATGCTGGCAAAAAAGGATTGGGTGAACCAACAGCAACCAAGTCAAAAGAACAGTCAGTAAACACTGATAAAGTGAAGAAGGTGAATGGAGATGTGTCTGAGAACAACAAAGGAGGAAGCAAACCTTCAGCAGAAATAGATCTTCCAGATGCTGAAGTTGGAAAAGTTCGCTTGCGATTTGCACCTGAACCAAGTGGTTATCTTCATATTGGACACTCAAAAGCAGCTTTGTTGAACAAATATTTTGCTGAGCGATACCAGGGTCAGGTTATTGTGCGTTTTGATGATACCAATCCTGCTAAAGAAAGCAATGAATTTGTGGACAACCTGATTAAAGATATTGATACATTGGGCATCAAATATGAACAAATTACATATACATCAGATTACTTCCCTGAGTTGATGGAAATGGCTGAAAAATTAATTCGCGAGGGTAAAACATATGTTGATGACACTCCACGTGAACAAATGCAAAAAGAGAGAATGGATGGCATAGAATCTAAATGCAGAAATAATATAGTAGAGGAGAATCTAAAACTGTGGAAGGAAATGATTGCAGGAACAGAGAGGGGATTGCAGTGTTGTGTCCGTGGCAAGTTGGATATGCAGGACCCAAACAAATCACTTAGAGATCCTGTATATTATCGTTGCAATCCAATGCCCCATCATAGAATTGGATCCAAGTATAAAGTGTATCCAACTTATGATTTCGCTTGTCCATATGTTGATGCTATAGAAGGAATCACGCATGCCCTTCGGTCTAGTGAATACCATGATCGCAATGCCCAATATTACCGCATTCAAGAGGACATGGGTCTTAGAAAAGTTCTTATCTATGAATTCAGCCGGTTGAATATGGTATACACTCTTTTGAGCAAACGAAAGCTTCTGTGGTTTGTACAAAATGGGAAAGTTGATGGATGGGATGATGCACGATTTCCTACAGTGCAAGGAATTGTGCGTAGAGGTTTGAAAATTGAAGCCCTGATACAGTTTATTGTTGAGCAG GGGGCGTCCAAAAATCTCAATCTCATGGAATGGGACAAGCTCTGGACCATTAATAAGAAGATTATTGACCCTGTCTGTCCTAGACACACTGCTGTCATTGCAGACAGACGTGTGTTGTTGACTCTCACCGATGGTCCTGAGAAACCATTTGTCCGCATCATACCTCGGCACAAGAAATATGAAGCTGCCGGAGATAAAGTTACAACATATACTAAAAGGATATGGCTTGACCATGCTGATGCAGTGTCTTTATCAGCAGGTGAGGAAGTAACATTGATGGATTGGGGAAATGCCATAGTGAAGGAAATAGAGAAGGACCAAGATGGAAATATCACAGGGTTGAGCGGTGCTTTGCATCTTGAAGGATCTGTGAAGACCACAAAATTGAAACTCACTTGGCTACCTGAGATAGATGAACTAGTTTGCCTGACATTAGTGGAGTTTGATTATctaattacaaagaaaaag CTTGAAGAGGAGGATTTCATTGATGTGCTTAACCCATGTACCAAAAAGGAGACTTTAGCATATGGAGACTCCAACATGCGAAATCTTCAGCGTGGAGATGTATTGCAACTGGAGAGAAAGGGATATTTCAGGTGTGATTTACCCTTCATTCGCCCCTCACAACCAATTGTGCTATATGCAATCCCTGATGGTAGGCAACAGACAAGTTTGAAGTAA
- the GER19 gene encoding germin-like protein precursor produces the protein MMANHTMKMANLLLLVTLAQLLATAISSDPDLLQDLCVADLASGVKVNGFTCKEASKVNASDFFSNILAKPGATNNTFGSLVTGANVQKVPGLNTLGVSLSRIDYAPGGINPPHTHPRATELVFVLEGQLYVGFITTSNVLISKTINKGDIFVFPKGLLHFQKNNAKVPAAVISAFNSQLPGTQSTATTLFAATPSVPDHVLTQTFQVGTKEVQKIKSRLAPKK, from the exons ATGATGGCTAACCATACCATGAAGATGGCCAACTTGTTGCTTCTCGTGACTTTGGCTCAGCTCTTAGCCACCGCAATCTCATCAGATCCTGACCTTCTTCAAGACCTCTGTGTCGCCGACCTTGCCTCAG GTGTGAAAGTGAATGGATTCACTTGCAAAGAAGCATCCAAGGTAAATGCCTCAGATTTCTTCTCAAACATACTAGCCAAACCAGGAGCCACCAACAACACATTTGGCTCCTTGGTGACTGGAGCCAACGTTCAGAAAGTCCCAGGACTCAACACACTTGGTGTCTCTCTGTCAAGAATTGACTATGCCCCAGGTGGCATCAACCCCCCTCACACCCACCCACGTGCCACAGAGCTTGTGTTTGTCCTTGAAGGCCAACTATATGTGGGATTCATAACCACATCTAATGTGCTCATATCAAAGACCATTAACAAGGGTGACATATTTGTGTTCCCAAAAGGCTTGCTTCACTTCCAAAAGAACAATGCTAAGGTTCCTGCTGCTGTGATTTCAGCCTTCAATAGCCAACTTCCAGGGACACAGTCCACTGCTACAACCTTGTTTGCTGCCACTCCATCTGTTCCAGACCATGTCTTGACCCAGACCTTCCAGGTTGGAACCAAGGAGGTTCAGAAAATCAAGTCTAGACTTGCaccaaaaaagtaa
- the LOC100792878 gene encoding flap endonuclease 1-like → MGIKGLTKLLADNAPKSMKENKFESYFGRKIAIDASMSIYQFLIVVGRSGTEMLTNEAGEVTSHLQGMFSRTIRLLEAGIKPVYVFDGKPPDLKKQELAKRYSKRAEATEDLSEALETANKEDIEKFSKRTVKVTKQHNDDCKRLLRLMGVPVVEAPSEAEAQCAALCKAGKVYAVASEDMDSLTFGSPKFLRHLMDPSSKKIPVMEFEVAKILEELNMTMDQFIDLCILSGCDYCDSIRGIGGLTALKLIRQHGSIENILENLNKERYQIPDNWPYQEARRLFKEPMVITDEKELDIKWSSPDEEGLITFLVNENGFNSDRVTKAIEKIKVAKNKSSQGRLESFFKPTVNPSVPIKRKETPVNNAKETNKKTKAGGGKKKK, encoded by the exons ATGGGTATTAAG GGTTTAACAAAGCTTTTGGCGGACAATGCCCCGAAGTCCATGAAGGAGAACAAATTCGAGAGCTACTTCGGTCGCAAGATCGCCATTGACGCTAGCATGAGCATTTACCAGTTCCTT ATTGTTGTGGGAAGAAGCGGAACTGAAATGCTCACTAATGAGGCTGGTGAAGTTACCAG TCATTTGCAAGGGATGTTTTCGCGGACAATCAGACTTCTAGAAGCTGGGATAAAACCAGt ATATGTTTTTGATGGGAAGCCACCAGATTTGAAGAAACAAGAGCTGGCCAAACG TTACTCCAAGAGAGCTGAGGCTACTGAAGATTTGTCAGAAGCCTTAGAG ACTGCCAATAAGGAAGACATTGAAAAATTCAGTAAACGTACAGTGAAG GTGACAAAACAGCATAATGACGACTGCAAAAGACTTTTAAGGCTCATGGGAGTGCCTGTTGTTGAG GCACCCTCAGAAGCAGAGGCTCAGTGTGCTGCCCTTTGCAAAGCTGGAAAG GTTTATGCTGTGGCTTCTGAAGACATGGATTCCTTAACATTTGGATCTCCTAAATTTCTTCGCCACCTAATGGATCCAAGCTCAAAAAAAATTCCAGTGATGGAATTCGAAGTTGCAAAG ATTTTGGAGGAGCTAAATATGACCATGGACCAATTTATTGACTTATGCATTCTTTCTGGCTGTGATTATTGTGACAGCATTCGAG GGATTGGGGGACTGACAGCTTTGAAACTCATACGTCAACATGGCTCTATTGAAAATATACTGGAGAACCTAAACAAAGAgag GTACCAGATACCAGATAATTGGCCATATCAGGAGGCTCGGCGGCTTTTTAAAGaaccaatggtcataactgatGAAAAGGAACTTGATATTAAGTGGTCTTCTCCAGATGAAGAA GGGTTAATAACATTTCTGGTTAATGAGAATGGTTTCAACAGTGATAGAGTGACTAAG gcaatagaaaaaattaaagtggCAAAGAACAAGTCATCACAAGGCCG ATTGGAATCATTTTTTAAGCCAACAGTAAATCCATCTGTACCTATCAAACGCAAG GAAACACCAGTGAATAATGCTAAAGAAACTAACAAAAAGACCAAGGCTGGTGGtggtaagaagaagaaatag